The following proteins are co-located in the Acidobacteriota bacterium genome:
- a CDS encoding PAS domain S-box protein, with the protein MNEPIAAASSASPVAPAETERTYSYLFDVSPFPAVVSRLADHTVLAVNARTSEVIGVPQAEAIGASVSDYYVDPAQRIQLAEQLRRDGRADSLRLHIKRHSGEPFWAMCSSRLITWRGEPAALTVFHDITAQVEAEVALKANEHRLTAQSDALTTLTARYTGSDRFDERLRSILEIASEALQVERLSMWRFDETRGTIRCLGLYRRSEKGYDQGAVLQRENAPAYFDALDGERVIAAADARTDPRTAEFLRGYLDPNRIGAMLDVPLRHDNRTVGVLCAEHVGGARAWPVDEQNFAIAVANLVAAAGAEEDRRRALARLADSETRARLVINTAHDAFIGIDSAGVIAEWNAQAERTFGWTRDEAVGRNLAETIIPPAYRDAHTSGMRRFHETGDAPVVNQRVELSAIHRTGREFPVELMITSPMKVDRGYFFGAFLRDISDRRERDAELRRAKESAEAATRAKSEFLANMSHELRTPLNGVIGYAQLLQRDRALGGSQRDALDAIAKCGSQLLDLINDVLDLSKIEAGRLDIEEAPTDLAGLVADLRAVVAEAAERKGLRLTMTVDAGVPAVVVLDGRHLRQALLNLLGNAVKFTSSGDVRLGIACADDRLRFEVVDTGVGIEPDALTAIFAAFAQTKTGAAAGGTGLGLAISDHLIRRMGGALAVESTLGTGSRFWFTLPLTQDRENVRPRPADPAGAIAPLDARLAPGQRVTALVVDDSTANRRILASLLESAGVQVLTAAGGREALAIARKELPDIVFMDLKMEDLDGLEATRQLARDPATAAIPVIAVTASAIGNVRQAARDAGCIDYLSKPIRAPLLFGMLQTHLGVRWISGSDRPVIPASGGTGEIARGAEIAARLRSAIALGDVGGIQALARELTSGTMAEARLGERIGRLAGEFDFSGLGALADSLAP; encoded by the coding sequence GTGAACGAGCCGATTGCTGCTGCCTCGTCTGCATCGCCTGTCGCTCCGGCGGAGACGGAGCGGACGTACTCGTACCTCTTCGACGTCAGCCCGTTCCCCGCCGTCGTGAGCCGGCTCGCCGACCACACGGTGCTCGCGGTGAACGCGCGGACGTCCGAGGTGATCGGCGTGCCGCAGGCCGAGGCGATCGGCGCGTCGGTCAGCGACTACTACGTGGATCCGGCGCAGCGGATCCAGCTCGCCGAGCAGCTCCGTCGCGACGGCCGGGCCGATTCGCTTCGCCTGCACATCAAGCGGCACAGCGGCGAGCCGTTCTGGGCGATGTGCTCGTCGCGGCTCATCACTTGGCGGGGCGAGCCGGCCGCGCTGACCGTCTTCCACGACATCACCGCGCAGGTCGAGGCCGAGGTGGCGCTCAAGGCCAACGAGCACCGGCTGACGGCGCAGAGCGACGCGCTCACGACGCTGACGGCGCGCTACACGGGCAGCGATCGGTTCGACGAACGCCTGCGCAGCATCCTCGAGATCGCGTCGGAGGCGCTGCAGGTGGAGCGGCTGAGCATGTGGCGCTTCGACGAGACGCGCGGCACCATCCGGTGCCTGGGCCTGTACCGGCGGTCCGAGAAAGGGTACGACCAGGGGGCCGTGCTGCAGCGCGAGAACGCGCCGGCGTACTTCGACGCGCTCGACGGCGAGCGCGTGATCGCCGCCGCCGACGCGCGGACCGATCCGCGCACGGCGGAGTTCCTGCGCGGCTATCTCGATCCCAACCGGATCGGGGCGATGCTCGACGTGCCGCTGCGGCACGACAACCGGACGGTCGGAGTGCTGTGCGCCGAGCACGTCGGCGGGGCGAGGGCCTGGCCGGTCGACGAGCAGAACTTCGCGATCGCGGTGGCCAACCTGGTGGCGGCGGCCGGCGCCGAGGAGGATCGGCGGCGCGCGCTGGCGCGGCTGGCCGACAGCGAGACGCGCGCGCGGCTCGTCATCAACACCGCGCACGACGCGTTCATCGGCATCGACTCGGCCGGCGTCATCGCCGAGTGGAACGCGCAGGCCGAGCGCACGTTCGGGTGGACGCGCGACGAGGCCGTCGGCCGCAACCTGGCCGAGACGATCATTCCGCCCGCCTACCGCGACGCGCACACGAGCGGCATGCGCCGGTTCCACGAGACCGGCGACGCGCCCGTCGTCAACCAGCGCGTCGAGCTGTCGGCCATCCACCGCACGGGCCGCGAGTTCCCCGTCGAGCTGATGATCACGTCGCCGATGAAAGTGGATCGCGGCTACTTCTTCGGCGCGTTCCTCCGCGACATCTCGGATCGCCGCGAGCGCGACGCGGAGCTGCGGCGCGCCAAGGAGTCGGCCGAGGCCGCGACGCGCGCCAAGAGCGAGTTCCTCGCGAACATGAGCCACGAGCTGCGGACGCCGCTCAACGGCGTGATCGGGTACGCGCAACTGCTGCAGCGTGATCGCGCGCTCGGCGGAAGCCAGCGCGACGCGCTCGACGCGATCGCGAAGTGCGGATCGCAGTTGCTCGACCTGATCAACGACGTGCTGGACCTCTCGAAGATCGAAGCGGGCCGGCTCGACATCGAGGAGGCGCCCACCGATCTCGCCGGTCTCGTCGCCGATCTCCGGGCCGTCGTCGCCGAGGCGGCCGAGCGCAAGGGCCTCCGGCTGACGATGACGGTCGACGCCGGCGTGCCGGCGGTCGTGGTGCTCGACGGCCGTCACCTGCGGCAGGCGCTCCTCAACCTGCTCGGCAACGCGGTCAAGTTCACGTCCTCGGGCGACGTGCGGCTGGGCATCGCGTGCGCGGACGACCGGCTGCGGTTCGAGGTCGTCGACACCGGCGTCGGCATCGAGCCGGACGCGCTCACGGCGATCTTCGCGGCCTTCGCGCAGACGAAGACCGGCGCGGCGGCGGGCGGCACGGGCCTGGGGCTGGCGATCTCCGATCACCTGATCCGGCGGATGGGCGGCGCGCTCGCCGTCGAGAGCACGCTCGGCACGGGCAGCCGCTTCTGGTTCACGCTGCCGCTGACGCAGGACCGCGAGAACGTGCGGCCGCGGCCGGCCGACCCGGCCGGCGCGATCGCGCCGCTCGACGCGCGGCTCGCGCCCGGCCAGCGCGTCACGGCGCTCGTCGTGGACGACAGCACGGCCAACCGCCGGATCCTCGCGAGCCTGCTCGAGAGCGCGGGCGTGCAGGTGCTCACGGCAGCCGGCGGCCGGGAGGCGCTCGCGATCGCGCGCAAGGAGCTGCCCGACATCGTCTTCATGGACCTGAAGATGGAGGACCTCGACGGGCTGGAGGCGACCCGCCAGCTCGCGCGGGACCCGGCGACGGCCGCGATCCCGGTGATCGCCGTGACGGCGAGCGCCATCGGCAACGTGCGACAGGCGGCGCGCGACGCCGGCTGCATCGACTACCTGTCGAAGCCGATCCGCGCGCCGTTGCTCTTCGGGATGCTGCAGACGCATTTGGGCGTGCGCTGGATCAGCGGCAGCGATCGACCGGTGATCCCGGCGTCGGGCGGCACCGGCGAGATCGCCCGCGGCGCGGAGATCGCCGCCAGGCTCCGGAGTGCGATCGCGCTCGGCGACGTCGGCGGCATCCAGGCGCTCGCCCGCGAGCTGACGAGCGGCACGATGGCCGAGGCCCGCCTGGGCGAGCGCATCGGCCGCCTCGCCGGCGAGTTCGACTTCAGCGGCCTCGGCGCGCTCGCCGACTCGCTGGCACCATGA
- a CDS encoding PEP_CTERM-anchored TLD domain-containing protein, producing the protein MTMVLAAGALAGVPRPAAATSLLTSAFEATLEGWLGQGDLAFTALYEKQAGDDALDFHAAVDGQGATFTLVEAFVGTDRYVIGGYNPLSWSSIGNDNFSPTDAERTAFVYNLTTSTKLAQRLTSDTAYWGGSFDFGQYQTFNYPFYGPVFGGGFDLRVLNNLLGGSARQYSYGSGAPCGVLGADLFGHVAYIEPCPTVNGYDLTFFTVGALEVYSFAPAAAAPVPEPASLLLLGAGLLAGARGLRRKKS; encoded by the coding sequence ATGACGATGGTTCTGGCGGCGGGGGCGCTGGCGGGGGTGCCGCGGCCAGCGGCGGCGACGAGCCTGCTGACGTCCGCCTTCGAGGCGACGCTGGAAGGGTGGCTCGGCCAGGGCGACCTGGCCTTCACCGCGCTCTACGAGAAGCAGGCGGGCGACGACGCGCTCGACTTCCACGCCGCGGTGGACGGCCAGGGCGCGACCTTCACGCTGGTCGAAGCCTTCGTCGGCACCGACCGGTACGTCATCGGCGGCTACAACCCGCTGAGTTGGTCGTCGATCGGTAATGACAACTTCAGCCCGACCGACGCCGAGCGGACGGCGTTCGTCTACAACCTCACGACCAGCACGAAGCTCGCGCAGCGCCTGACGTCGGACACGGCGTATTGGGGCGGCTCGTTCGATTTCGGACAATATCAAACGTTCAACTACCCCTTCTATGGACCAGTGTTCGGCGGCGGTTTTGACCTCCGTGTTCTCAACAACTTGCTCGGCGGCTCTGCACGGCAGTACAGCTACGGCAGCGGCGCGCCCTGCGGGGTTTTGGGCGCCGACCTCTTCGGGCACGTTGCTTACATCGAGCCGTGCCCAACGGTAAACGGCTACGACCTCACTTTCTTCACGGTCGGCGCGCTCGAGGTGTACAGCTTCGCGCCGGCAGCCGCCGCGCCGGTGCCCGAGCCGGCGTCGCTGCTGCTGCTCGGCGCCGGCCTGCTCGCCGGCGCGCGCGGGTTGCGACGGAAGAAGAGCTGA
- a CDS encoding TonB-dependent receptor — protein MKLLARHLTRSRILHAPAAPPTARWAIGGREHPAAFENIQKKGVPFGGFVVHSRRVGFLLSAFLFALAPTIDAQNAAGAAQGSAPSPPAQPPTFATTVTVIETAPLPGVDLPIEKVPAPAQTATSVEIERSKSLDLSSFLTRRFNAVFANEIQNNPFQPDINYRGYTGSPLLGTPQGLSVYMDGVRLNQPFGDVVSWDLIPRLAISTTTLMPGSNPLFGLNTLGGALALQTKNGATAPGTTVQAVYGSDVRRSIEFEHGGRKANGVNWYVAGNLFKEDGWRDDSPSDVRQIFGKVGWQRATSELFVSAAHADNALNGNGLQEAGFLDRDYASVYTKPDTTENRSTFLNLTGSRSLSAKVLVSGNVYYRRIHTDTFNGDINEESLDQSVYQPSAAERAALAAAGYTGVPASGANASNTRFPSWRCIANVLLQDEPAEKCNGLINRSETSQQSGGGFGQIAARHAFSGGENQFTAGGGYDRSRAGFVQSTELGYLNEDRSVTGLGAFGDAETGGDVDGEPFDTRVDLDGLIRTVSVYATDTVTLSRKWSVTLSGRYNRTTIRNRDAITPGGGPASLDGDHVFGRFNPAAGVTFSPSQALNLYGGYSEGSRAATSIELGCANPDEPCKLPNAMAGDPPLDQVVTRTWEGGARGAYRGIDWSAGVFRADNRDDILFVLSDQTGFGYFKNFGETRRKGLELGAHSRIGRVTIGAGYTFLSATYESEETVNGESNSANDEAEEGEPGLEGSITIEPGNRIPLVPRHMFKAYADIPVGAKLSIDVDLLAVSGSFARGNENNLHEPDGTYYLGPGSVPGYAIVNLGVGYRLAPWVQLVAQVTNLFDRKYYTAGQLGPLGFTETGAFIARPLPAIDGEFPVRQGTFFAPGAPARVWAGTKLTF, from the coding sequence ATGAAGCTTCTGGCTCGCCATCTCACGCGCTCACGGATTCTACATGCGCCGGCCGCGCCTCCCACGGCGCGATGGGCGATCGGCGGACGTGAACATCCGGCGGCTTTCGAGAATATACAGAAGAAGGGCGTGCCCTTCGGAGGATTCGTGGTGCACTCACGTCGCGTCGGCTTTCTGCTCTCCGCCTTCCTGTTCGCGCTCGCTCCAACCATCGATGCCCAGAACGCCGCCGGTGCCGCGCAGGGGTCGGCCCCCTCGCCGCCGGCACAACCGCCGACGTTCGCGACGACCGTCACGGTCATCGAGACGGCGCCGCTGCCCGGCGTCGACCTGCCGATCGAGAAGGTGCCGGCGCCGGCGCAGACCGCGACGTCCGTCGAGATCGAGCGCAGCAAGTCGCTCGACCTCTCGTCGTTCCTGACCCGCCGGTTCAACGCGGTGTTCGCCAACGAGATCCAGAACAACCCGTTCCAGCCGGACATCAACTACCGCGGCTACACGGGATCGCCGCTTCTCGGCACGCCGCAGGGCCTGTCGGTGTACATGGACGGCGTGCGCCTCAACCAGCCCTTCGGCGACGTCGTCAGTTGGGACCTGATTCCGCGGCTCGCGATCTCGACGACGACGCTGATGCCGGGGTCGAACCCGCTGTTCGGCCTCAACACGCTCGGCGGGGCGCTGGCGCTCCAGACGAAGAACGGCGCGACGGCGCCCGGCACGACGGTGCAGGCCGTCTACGGCAGCGACGTGCGCCGCTCGATCGAGTTCGAGCACGGAGGCCGCAAGGCGAACGGCGTGAACTGGTACGTGGCGGGCAACCTGTTCAAGGAAGACGGATGGCGCGACGACTCGCCGTCCGACGTCCGCCAGATCTTCGGGAAGGTCGGCTGGCAGCGAGCGACGAGCGAGCTGTTCGTCTCGGCCGCGCACGCCGACAACGCGCTCAACGGCAACGGGCTCCAGGAAGCCGGCTTCCTCGATCGCGACTACGCGAGCGTCTACACGAAGCCGGACACGACGGAGAACCGATCGACGTTTCTCAATCTCACCGGCAGCCGGAGCCTGAGCGCCAAGGTGCTGGTGTCGGGCAACGTGTACTACCGCCGCATCCACACGGACACGTTCAACGGCGACATCAACGAGGAGTCGCTGGACCAGTCGGTCTATCAGCCCAGCGCGGCCGAGCGGGCCGCGCTCGCCGCGGCCGGGTACACCGGCGTGCCGGCGAGCGGCGCCAATGCCTCGAACACGCGGTTTCCGTCGTGGCGCTGCATCGCGAACGTGCTCCTCCAGGACGAGCCCGCCGAGAAGTGCAACGGCCTCATCAACCGCAGCGAGACGTCTCAGCAGAGCGGCGGCGGCTTCGGACAGATCGCCGCGCGCCACGCCTTCAGCGGGGGCGAGAACCAGTTCACGGCCGGCGGAGGCTACGACCGGAGCCGCGCCGGCTTCGTCCAGTCGACCGAGCTGGGATATCTGAACGAGGACCGCAGCGTCACCGGCCTCGGCGCGTTCGGCGACGCCGAGACGGGCGGCGACGTCGACGGCGAGCCGTTCGACACGCGCGTGGATCTCGACGGCCTGATCCGGACGGTCAGCGTCTACGCGACCGACACCGTGACGCTCTCGCGGAAATGGAGCGTGACGTTGTCGGGGCGCTACAACCGCACGACGATCAGGAACCGCGACGCGATCACGCCGGGCGGCGGCCCCGCGTCGCTCGACGGCGACCACGTGTTCGGCCGGTTCAACCCGGCGGCTGGCGTGACGTTCAGCCCGTCGCAGGCGCTCAACCTCTACGGCGGCTACAGCGAGGGCAGCCGGGCCGCGACGTCCATCGAGCTCGGCTGCGCCAACCCGGACGAGCCCTGCAAGCTGCCGAACGCGATGGCCGGCGACCCGCCACTCGACCAGGTCGTCACCCGCACGTGGGAGGGCGGGGCGCGCGGCGCGTATCGCGGGATCGACTGGAGCGCCGGCGTGTTCAGGGCGGACAACCGCGACGACATCCTGTTCGTGCTCTCGGACCAGACCGGCTTCGGCTACTTCAAGAACTTCGGCGAGACGCGCCGCAAGGGCCTCGAGCTCGGCGCGCACAGCCGGATCGGACGCGTCACGATCGGCGCCGGCTACACCTTCCTGTCGGCGACGTACGAGAGCGAAGAGACGGTCAACGGCGAGAGCAACAGCGCGAACGACGAGGCGGAAGAAGGCGAACCGGGGCTCGAGGGCTCGATCACGATCGAGCCCGGCAATCGCATCCCGCTCGTGCCGCGCCACATGTTCAAGGCGTACGCGGACATCCCCGTCGGCGCGAAGCTGTCGATCGACGTCGACCTGCTGGCGGTGTCCGGATCGTTCGCCCGCGGCAACGAGAACAACCTGCACGAGCCGGACGGCACGTACTACCTCGGTCCAGGCTCGGTACCCGGCTACGCGATCGTCAACCTGGGCGTCGGGTACCGCTTGGCGCCCTGGGTGCAGCTCGTCGCGCAGGTCACGAACCTGTTCGACCGCAAGTACTACACCGCCGGCCAGCTCGGGCCTCTGGGGTTCACCGAGACCGGCGCCTTCATCGCCCGGCCGCTTCCGGCGATCGACGGTGAGTTCCCAGTCAGGCAGGGGACGTTCTTCGCGCCGGGCGCGCCCGCGCGGGTGTGGGCCGGGACGAAGCTCACGTTCTGA
- a CDS encoding zf-HC2 domain-containing protein — protein sequence MRHPHLSDRDLVLAADGELSARRQAVVEAHLADCTSCSHRRAALCRGVMLAAAGYRSALCDAEDAAASREALRARLAALVRERERSPVGRFVPRFGGASRWVMICPAIVAVVLLVRVGHEPGGRFQPGAIAPVEDDALPVASLTPGATWSVTAEELCAPGAHEQRRVPDAVRVQVLRGYGMEHEPAERYELDYLITPELGGAPSVENLWPQRYASRTWNAHVKDQLERLLPQLVCDGTVALQTAQREIAADWVAAYRKYFRTDVPRLARADLRDNAPPDSIDDDLVYPIWRSGEAPALRLVSFAVSR from the coding sequence ATGCGTCACCCTCACCTGAGCGATCGCGATCTCGTGCTGGCCGCCGACGGCGAGCTCTCCGCTCGCCGCCAGGCCGTCGTCGAGGCTCACCTGGCCGACTGCACGTCGTGCAGCCATCGCCGTGCCGCGCTCTGTCGAGGCGTAATGCTGGCCGCGGCCGGCTACCGGTCGGCGCTGTGCGATGCGGAAGACGCCGCCGCGTCTCGCGAGGCGCTCCGGGCCAGGCTCGCCGCGCTCGTGCGCGAGCGGGAACGCTCGCCCGTCGGGCGCTTCGTGCCGCGGTTCGGTGGCGCGTCGCGCTGGGTCATGATCTGCCCGGCCATCGTCGCGGTCGTCCTGCTCGTCCGCGTCGGCCACGAGCCTGGCGGCCGCTTCCAGCCCGGCGCCATCGCGCCGGTCGAAGACGATGCGCTGCCGGTGGCGTCGCTCACGCCGGGAGCGACATGGAGCGTGACGGCCGAGGAGCTGTGCGCGCCCGGCGCGCACGAGCAGCGGCGCGTTCCCGACGCCGTGCGCGTCCAGGTGCTCCGCGGATACGGGATGGAGCACGAGCCGGCGGAGCGCTACGAGCTCGACTACCTGATCACGCCGGAGCTGGGTGGCGCGCCGAGCGTCGAGAACCTCTGGCCGCAGCGATACGCCTCGCGCACGTGGAACGCCCACGTGAAGGATCAACTGGAGCGGCTGCTGCCGCAGCTCGTCTGCGATGGAACGGTCGCGCTCCAGACGGCGCAGCGGGAGATCGCGGCCGATTGGGTCGCGGCCTACCGCAAGTACTTCCGGACGGACGTGCCGCGGCTTGCGCGCGCGGACCTTCGAGACAACGCGCCGCCCGATTCGATCGACGACGATCTCGTGTATCCGATCTGGCGCTCGGGCGAGGCGCCGGCACTGCGGCTCGTCTCGTTTGCCGTCAGCAGGTGA
- a CDS encoding sigma-70 family RNA polymerase sigma factor — protein sequence MASQKLHDVIDLPFAAGLVADRPSTPVAIQERVLALFDECGPRVRRYVASFNLGDAATDDVVQEVFLALFRHLSLGRPATNLNGWLFQVAHNLALKQRQHTVRRSLVEGTWDAASLDHVADARPNPEQRLAERQRQRHLLGVLRLMPERDKQCVYLRAEGLCYREIAKTLGVSLGSVAKSIVRAIGRLSAADME from the coding sequence ATGGCGAGCCAGAAGCTTCATGACGTGATCGACCTGCCGTTCGCGGCGGGCCTCGTCGCGGACAGACCGTCCACGCCCGTTGCGATCCAGGAGCGCGTCCTCGCGCTGTTCGACGAGTGCGGGCCGCGCGTGCGGCGCTACGTCGCGTCGTTCAACCTCGGCGACGCCGCCACCGACGACGTCGTGCAGGAGGTCTTCCTCGCGCTCTTTCGCCACCTGTCGCTCGGCCGGCCCGCCACGAATCTCAACGGCTGGCTCTTCCAGGTCGCGCACAACCTGGCGCTCAAACAGCGGCAGCACACCGTCAGAAGAAGCCTGGTCGAGGGCACGTGGGACGCCGCATCCCTGGACCACGTGGCCGATGCACGGCCGAACCCGGAGCAGCGCCTCGCGGAGCGCCAGCGGCAGCGGCATCTGCTGGGCGTCCTGCGGCTGATGCCCGAACGCGACAAGCAGTGCGTCTACCTGCGCGCCGAGGGGCTCTGCTATCGAGAGATCGCGAAGACCCTCGGCGTGTCGCTGGGCTCGGTCGCGAAATCGATCGTGCGAGCGATCGGCCGCCTCTCGGCTGCGGACATGGAGTGA
- a CDS encoding methyltransferase domain-containing protein yields the protein MPAHWLMARLGKRVLRPGGIETTRWLLEQAAITSQDDVIELAPGLGRTAALILSRQPRSYVGVERDARAAQFTEHALAGRKRAAVRILHADAAAVPLADGSATLLVGEAMLSMQTVATKQNIMREAHRLLRPGGRYVIHELAVTPDDLAPAEVARIQADLSSVIHVGVRIGTVRDWRQWLEQAGFAIERMTMAPMRLLEPARLVRDEGVAGAARFVCNALRTPGAPRRLRAVRGVFRQYRDELCGVGLIARRA from the coding sequence ATGCCGGCGCACTGGCTGATGGCGCGGCTCGGCAAGCGCGTGTTGCGGCCCGGCGGCATCGAGACCACGCGCTGGCTCCTCGAGCAGGCCGCCATCACGTCGCAGGACGACGTGATCGAGCTGGCGCCGGGGCTGGGGCGGACGGCTGCCCTCATCCTGTCGCGGCAGCCGCGGAGCTACGTGGGCGTCGAGCGCGACGCCCGGGCGGCGCAGTTCACGGAGCACGCGCTGGCCGGGCGTAAACGGGCCGCCGTGCGCATCCTGCACGCCGACGCGGCAGCCGTGCCGCTCGCCGACGGCTCGGCGACGCTGCTCGTCGGCGAGGCGATGCTCAGCATGCAGACCGTGGCCACGAAGCAGAACATCATGCGCGAGGCGCACCGGCTCCTGCGGCCGGGCGGCCGCTACGTCATCCACGAGCTGGCCGTGACGCCGGACGACCTCGCGCCGGCCGAGGTCGCGCGCATCCAGGCGGACCTGTCTTCGGTGATCCACGTCGGCGTCCGCATCGGGACCGTGCGCGACTGGCGGCAGTGGCTCGAGCAGGCCGGCTTCGCGATCGAGCGGATGACGATGGCGCCGATGCGCCTGCTGGAGCCGGCGCGGCTCGTTCGAGACGAAGGCGTCGCGGGCGCGGCGCGGTTCGTCTGCAACGCGCTGCGCACGCCGGGCGCGCCGCGCCGCCTGCGGGCCGTCCGCGGCGTGTTCCGCCAGTATCGCGACGAGCTCTGCGGGGTCGGGCTGATCGCCCGCCGCGCCTGA
- a CDS encoding cytochrome P450: MSAPIPPWEPLSEPLLADQRGTYDRMRAAGPLAESPRGVTLFRHADVVAAAADPATFSSAASAHRMVPNSLDPPEHTAFRAVIDPFFSPERMRALEPQVRRVAREIVGALPRGVTVDAVTELGYPFAVDAQAAWLGWQGIEDRLLAWMADNHAATRSKDHARTAAVAAAFDDIVLAQIHRRRELGAAAPQDPTTELLDVVVNGAPLPDADIVSILRNWTAGDLASMAAALGVVVHFLATHADVQARLRARPGDLSAAIDEMLRIDDPFLVNRRVTTAAACIAGFDVAAGTRIYLNWTSANRDERVFGDPDAYRPEAHAPHNLVYGTGIHACPGRPLATMELVVATETLLAATTGIELSHEAEPARETYPLGGWRTVPVRLS; the protein is encoded by the coding sequence ATGAGCGCGCCGATTCCTCCCTGGGAGCCGTTGTCCGAACCGCTGCTGGCCGACCAGCGCGGCACCTACGATCGCATGCGTGCGGCCGGCCCGCTCGCCGAGTCGCCGCGCGGCGTCACGCTCTTCAGGCACGCGGACGTCGTCGCGGCGGCGGCCGATCCGGCGACCTTCTCGTCGGCCGCGTCCGCGCATCGCATGGTGCCGAACTCGCTCGATCCGCCCGAGCACACGGCGTTTCGCGCGGTCATCGATCCGTTCTTCTCGCCGGAGCGCATGCGCGCGCTCGAGCCGCAGGTTCGCCGTGTCGCGCGCGAGATCGTCGGCGCGCTCCCGCGCGGCGTCACCGTCGATGCGGTCACGGAGCTCGGCTACCCCTTCGCCGTCGACGCGCAGGCGGCGTGGCTGGGATGGCAGGGCATCGAGGATCGACTGCTCGCGTGGATGGCCGACAACCATGCGGCCACGCGCTCGAAGGATCACGCGCGCACGGCCGCCGTGGCCGCCGCGTTCGACGACATCGTCCTGGCCCAGATTCACCGCCGCCGCGAGCTGGGCGCGGCCGCGCCGCAGGATCCGACGACCGAGCTGCTCGACGTCGTCGTGAACGGCGCGCCGCTGCCGGACGCCGACATCGTGTCGATCCTGCGCAACTGGACGGCGGGCGACCTCGCCTCGATGGCCGCGGCGCTCGGCGTCGTCGTCCATTTCCTCGCGACGCACGCGGACGTCCAGGCGCGACTCCGCGCGCGTCCCGGCGACCTGTCGGCGGCGATCGACGAGATGCTGCGGATCGACGATCCCTTCCTCGTCAACCGGCGCGTGACGACGGCGGCGGCGTGCATCGCCGGATTCGACGTCGCGGCCGGCACGCGGATCTATCTGAACTGGACCTCGGCGAACCGCGACGAGCGCGTGTTCGGCGATCCGGACGCGTACCGGCCCGAGGCGCACGCGCCGCACAACCTCGTCTACGGCACCGGCATTCACGCCTGTCCCGGACGTCCGCTCGCGACGATGGAGCTCGTCGTCGCGACGGAGACGCTGCTCGCCGCCACCACCGGCATCGAGCTGTCGCACGAGGCCGAGCCCGCACGGGAGACGTATCCGCTCGGCGGATGGCGTACCGTGCCGGTGCGGCTGTCGTAG
- a CDS encoding PEP_CTERM-anchored TLD domain-containing protein, producing the protein MTRGWRRVITMVLAAGAVAGVPRPAAATNLLTSAFEATLEGWLGQGDLAFTALYEKQAGDDSFDFHAAADGQGATFTLVEAFVGTNRYVIGGYNPLSWSSIGDWNYSLTDAERTALIYNLTTNTKLAQRLTSDPTYWPGSFDFGQSQTYNSSYFGPTFGAGNDLRVHIDLLGGYARQYSYGSGAPCGVRGADLFGHVANIEPCPTLNGYDLTSFTVGALEVYSFAPAAAAPVPEPASLLLLGAGLLAGARGLRRKKS; encoded by the coding sequence ATGACGCGAGGCTGGCGGCGAGTGATCACGATGGTGCTGGCGGCGGGGGCGGTGGCAGGGGTGCCGCGGCCGGCGGCGGCGACGAACCTGCTGACGTCCGCCTTCGAGGCGACGCTGGAAGGGTGGCTCGGCCAGGGCGACCTGGCTTTCACCGCGCTCTACGAGAAGCAGGCGGGCGACGACTCATTCGACTTCCACGCCGCGGCGGACGGCCAGGGCGCGACCTTCACGCTGGTCGAAGCCTTCGTCGGCACCAACCGGTACGTCATCGGCGGCTACAACCCGCTCAGTTGGTCGTCGATTGGGGACTGGAACTACAGCCTGACCGACGCCGAGCGGACGGCGTTGATCTACAACCTCACGACCAACACGAAGCTCGCGCAGCGCCTGACGTCGGACCCGACGTATTGGCCCGGCTCGTTCGATTTCGGACAGTCCCAGACATACAACTCCTCGTATTTTGGACCGACGTTCGGGGCCGGCAATGATCTTCGGGTTCACATCGACTTGCTCGGCGGCTATGCACGGCAATACAGCTACGGCAGCGGCGCGCCCTGCGGGGTTCGGGGCGCCGACCTCTTCGGGCACGTCGCTAACATCGAGCCGTGCCCAACGCTAAACGGCTACGACCTCACTTCGTTCACCGTCGGTGCGCTCGAGGTGTACAGCTTCGCGCCGGCGGCCGCGGCACCGGTGCCCGAGCCGGCGTCGCTGCTGCTGCTCGGCGCCGGCCTGCTCGCCGGCGCGCGCGGATTGCGACGGAAGAAGAGCTGA